A window from Musa acuminata AAA Group cultivar baxijiao chromosome BXJ3-10, Cavendish_Baxijiao_AAA, whole genome shotgun sequence encodes these proteins:
- the LOC103968889 gene encoding NAC domain-containing protein 76-like, translated as MITSNRQLMVPPGFRFHPTDEELLYYYLRKKLAYEAIDLDIIGDVDLNKLEPWDLKDKCRIESGPQNEWYFFCRKDKKYPTGTRTNRATAAGFWKATGRDKAIHLGNSKRIGMRKTLVFYTGRAPHGRKTDWIMHEYRLDRETSEVQEDAWVVCKVFQKKSHPTHILPETVVEEDQFDSSARSPRTMERKQTFHPPSEFSFNVSMHLPQLLSSEPFVSPPVPPVSMRSTLGGGVTLPQERLNWDWSILDKLLASHQNLDQILQSKSNPPTQFR; from the exons ATGATTACCAGCAACCGGCAGCTGATGGTGCCTCCTGGCTTCCGGTTTCACCCGACCGATGAGGAGCTCCTCTACTATTACCTGAGGAAGAAGCTAGCCTACGAAGCCATCGATCTCGACATCATCGGGGACGTCGACCTCAACAAACTCGAACCATGGGACCTCAAAG ACAAGTGTAGAATCGAATCGGGGCCTCAAAATGAGTGGTACTTCTTCTGCCGTAAGGACAAGAAATACCCAACCGGTACACGAACCAACCGAGCGACGGCTGCCGGCTTCTGGAAGGCTACTGGGAGGGACAAGGCCATACATCTTGGCAACTCAAAGAGGATTGGCATGAGGAAAACCCTAGTATTCTACACCGGACGAGCTCCTCATGGCCGGAAGACAGATTGGATCATGCATGAGTATCGCCTCGACCGAGAGACCTCAGAGGTTCAG GAAGATGCATGGGTTGTCTGCAAGGTTTTCCAGAAAAAGAGCCATCCGACGCACATCCTACCTGAAACAGTGGTCGAGGAAGACCAATTCGATTCCAGTGCAAGAAGCCCCCGTACGATGGAGAGGAAGCAAACCTTTCATCCGCCATCCGAGTTCTCCTTCAATGTCTCGATGCATCTTCCCCAGCTACTAAGCTCTGAACCTTTTGTCTCTCCCCCAGTGCCTCCTGTTTCCATGAGATCGACGTTGGGCGGAGGAGTAACTCTTCCACAGGAGAGGTTGAATTGGGATTGGTCCATCTTGGACAAGCTCCTCGCTTCCCACCAAAACCTGGATCAGATCTTACAAAGCAAGAGCAATCCCCCAACCCAGTTCCGGTGA